Proteins encoded in a region of the Corallococcus caeni genome:
- the pdxR gene encoding MocR-like pyridoxine biosynthesis transcription factor PdxR, translated as MARWTLTVPLDSRSPTPRFVQIARALAEDVRRGRLRPGEPLPGSRALAVSLGVHRNTVLAAYQELEAQGWIVTTPGLGTFVAEVAPEDASAVPSAQAAPDVGFVMPPAVETRALPRGASAPRGMLSLLTGSPDVRLLPSEVLARAYRRALKRGGQRLLDYAAPLGHAGLREALAGMLASLRGMAVTADTLLITRGSQGALDLAARTLLRPGDTVAVESPGYLPAWDAFRLTGANVVPVPVDAEGLRVDVLEQLGPVRAVYLTPHHQYPTTVTLSAERRQRLLAWARASLVALIEDDYDHEFHFDGPPVLPLASQDRDGLVLYVGTLSKVLAPGLRLGFLAAPASFISRAASVRAAVDRQGDGVTEAAVAELLEEGEVQRHVRKMRSVYRSRRDALVEALRTSLGSALDFTVPAGGMTLWARCAPGVDAALWAERGLREGVGFVHGGHYTFDRAPLNALRLCFTSLQEDELCEAVRRMARALPR; from the coding sequence ATGGCGCGCTGGACGCTAACGGTTCCGCTGGACTCGCGGTCACCGACGCCGCGCTTCGTGCAGATCGCGCGGGCGCTGGCGGAGGACGTGCGGCGCGGACGGCTGCGTCCCGGAGAGCCGCTTCCCGGGAGCCGCGCGCTCGCGGTGTCGCTGGGCGTGCATCGCAACACCGTGCTCGCGGCGTATCAGGAGCTGGAGGCCCAGGGGTGGATCGTCACCACTCCGGGGCTGGGCACCTTCGTCGCGGAGGTGGCTCCGGAGGATGCGTCCGCCGTGCCTTCCGCGCAGGCGGCTCCGGACGTGGGCTTCGTGATGCCTCCCGCCGTGGAGACCCGTGCGCTGCCTCGCGGAGCCTCTGCGCCTCGCGGCATGTTGTCGTTGCTGACCGGCAGCCCGGATGTGCGGCTTCTTCCTTCGGAGGTGCTCGCGCGCGCGTACCGGCGTGCGCTGAAGCGCGGGGGACAGCGGCTGCTCGACTATGCCGCGCCCCTGGGCCATGCAGGGCTGCGTGAGGCATTGGCCGGGATGTTGGCTTCGCTTCGCGGCATGGCCGTCACCGCCGATACGCTGCTCATCACCCGGGGCAGTCAGGGGGCGCTGGACCTCGCGGCGCGCACGCTGCTCCGCCCTGGTGACACCGTGGCCGTGGAGTCCCCGGGCTACCTTCCCGCGTGGGATGCCTTCCGTCTCACCGGCGCGAACGTGGTCCCCGTGCCCGTGGACGCAGAGGGCCTTCGCGTGGACGTGCTGGAGCAACTGGGCCCGGTGCGCGCCGTCTATCTCACGCCGCATCACCAGTACCCCACCACCGTCACGCTCTCCGCTGAGCGCCGCCAGCGGCTTCTCGCGTGGGCTCGGGCCTCGCTCGTCGCGCTCATCGAGGACGACTACGACCACGAGTTCCACTTTGACGGTCCTCCCGTGCTGCCGCTCGCGAGCCAGGACCGCGACGGGCTCGTGCTCTACGTGGGCACGCTGTCCAAGGTGCTCGCGCCTGGACTGCGGCTGGGCTTCCTCGCCGCGCCTGCGTCGTTCATCAGCCGCGCGGCCTCTGTGCGCGCCGCCGTGGATCGTCAGGGCGACGGAGTCACCGAGGCCGCTGTCGCCGAATTGCTCGAAGAGGGTGAGGTCCAGCGCCACGTCCGCAAGATGCGCTCCGTGTACCGCTCCCGCCGCGATGCGCTGGTGGAGGCGCTGCGCACGTCCCTGGGCTCCGCGCTCGATTTCACCGTGCCCGCGGGCGGCATGACCCTGTGGGCTCGCTGCGCTCCCGGCGTGGACGCCGCCCTCTGGGCTGAACGGGGCCTCCGCGAGGGCGTCGGCTTCGTGCACGGCGGCCACTACACCTTCGACCGCGCGCCCCTGAACGCGCTGCGGCTGTGCTTTACTTCGCTCCAGGAGGATGAGTTGTGCGAAGCCGTGAGACGCATGGCCCGCGCGCTTCCTCGTTAG